One Gossypium hirsutum isolate 1008001.06 chromosome A11, Gossypium_hirsutum_v2.1, whole genome shotgun sequence genomic window carries:
- the LOC107960375 gene encoding uncharacterized protein: MDETLGAHLRQLENGETSDFGINSEGVLCFRGRICIPKDDDLRQSILREAHGSLYAMHPGGNKMYQNLRELYWWPGLKREVMEFVSKCLVSQKVEAENQLPSGLLQLVKIPLWKCRTPTCWMELDERRVLGIELVADTENKVKLIRDRLKEASDRQKLYAGLKRHEIEYAVGDLVFLKVSLWKKVLRFGRKRKLSPRFIRPYRVVRRIGPVGYQL; encoded by the exons ATGGATGAGACCCTGGGTGCTCATCTTAGACAATTAGAGAATGGGGAGACATCGGactttgggataaatagtgaAGGAGTATTGTGTTTTCGTGGGAGAATATGTATACCAAAGGATGATGATCTAAGGCAGTCTATTCTGCGGGAAGCACATGGCAGTCTCTACGCAatgcatcctggtggaaacaAGATGTATCAAAATTTGcgtgagctttattggtggcctggacttaaacgcgAGGTTATGGAGTTCGTAAGCAAATGTTTGGTTAGTCAAAAGGTGGAGGCGGAAAATCAGCTGCCTTCGGGATTGCTTCAGCTAGTGaagattccactctggaa ATGTCGAACTCCAACATGTTGGATGGAGTTGGATGAACGAAGAGTTTTGGGCATTGAGTTAGTAGCAGATACTGAGAATAAGGTGAAGTTGATTCGAGATCGGTTGAAGGAGgcctcagatagacagaaatTGTATGCTGGCCTTAAGCGTCATGAGATAGAGTATGcagtgggggacttagttttccttaagGTGTCTCTCTGGAAGAAGGTGTTAAGGTTTGGAAGGAAGAGGaagctaagcccaaggttcattaggccatatcGGGTTGTAAGGCGGATTGGGCCAGTCGGTTATCAACTGTAG